In Mangifera indica cultivar Alphonso chromosome 1, CATAS_Mindica_2.1, whole genome shotgun sequence, a single genomic region encodes these proteins:
- the LOC123208370 gene encoding DDT domain-containing protein DDB_G0282237 isoform X1, with amino-acid sequence MPLLKRKPVALSEPPQDLEPHELVYQVRFTKEIFRNYIDYLNRINFYRNRVWICKSTGKGNLTYEEALVSEKRAAEKVQELPEELVAPALRIIQFSMLSLKELADTISAKLQECLFVGAELHGKKDDDLHPCKILKVVKADSNRTQYEVAWLDRNKNSTESDLLEEESIVWKKPPFSRNFLKSFIRESTYRSIPWVLHDKLAQKHDISTYPPEELRSKVFFQDGLLVCKKRKKNEQVDKEESGKSKRNKIRSEKVEGLAMENSKAEDDQHEEEPVRYPIDDLLVLPGADDPVFTDRPLPAKDFKVPMDCVGDLLMVWDFCSSFGRLLHLWPFSLEDFENAICHKGSNLVLIVESHSSLLRSIIKNTGESIMPIKNTKRKITAITWTEFLCDFLEISNNPELSSTMATIKRGHYGLLDINSKLGILRELVNQVLETDLIKEKLDEHIEQRRALGSTRRQEALEAARKQREVKEQLKLQSTANGVANGHSSESAKSTLLLCSNDNHVRQNGVKTENKVAENTSSELKNSLENKPLEVASKKLLKKQNMNGKLPAENGNKMSGKETLKQLRDDKKEPTETKSKEQRKEYFEREMEKRVISTNPLGKDRYYNRYWWFRRDGRIFVESSDSKQWGYYSSKEELDLLTGSLNCKGERERALKKQLEKFYIKISSEFEKRSKNLVSRLALEEDVLRRSSRVRASTGENPASAFMRYVNKWKEE; translated from the exons ATGCCTCTGTTGAAAAGGAAGCCTGTTGCTTTGTCAGAACCTCCTCAAGATTTAGAGCCACATGAACTTGTATACCAAGTTCGATTCACGAAAGAGATTTTTCGGAATTACAT AGATTATTTGAACCGGATAAATTTTTACCGCAACAGGGTCTGGATATGTAAATCAACTGGAAAAGGCAACTTGACCTATGAAGAGGCTCTGGTATCTGAGAAACGTGCAGCTGAGAAGGTTCAAGAGCTTCCTGAAGAGCTAGTGGCGCCTGCACTTCGTATCATACAATTTA gtaTGCTTTCCTTGAAAGAACTTGCCGATACAATTTCAGCAAAGTTGCAGGAATGCTTGTTTGTTGGTGCTGAATTGCATGGAAAGAAAGATGATGATCTGCATCCATGCAAAATATTGAAAGTTGTGAAGGCAGATTCAAACAGAACTCAATATGAGGTAGCATGGCTTGACAGAAATAAGAATTCAACGGAAAGTGATCTACTTGAGGAAGAAAGTATTGTATGGAAGAAGCCGCCTTTtagtagaaattttttgaaGTCTTTCATTCGGGAATCTACATACCGAAGTATCCCGTGGGTGCTTCATGATAAATTGGCACAGAAACATGATATCTCAACTTATCCTCCAGAGGAGCTGAGGAGCAAAGTCTTCTTCCAGGATGGGCTTCTGGTCTGCAAGAAGCGTAAAAAAAATGAGCAA GTAGATAAAGAAGAATCTGGAAAATCTAAAAGGAACAAAATAAGAAGTGAGAAAGTAGAAGGCTTAGCAATGGAGAACTCTAAGGCAG AAGACGATCAGCATGAAGAAGAACCTGTTAGGTATCCTATCGATGATTTGTTGGTGCTGCCTGGTGCAGATGATCCAGTTTTTACTGATCGCCCCTTACCTGCAAAAGACTTCAAGGTTCCCATGGATTGTGTTGGTGATCTTTTAATGGTTTGGGATTTTTGTTCTTCATTTGGTAGGCTGCTACACTTGTGGCCATTCTCACTTGAAGACTTTGAAAATGCTATCTGCCACAAAGGCAGTAATTTGGTTCTCATAGTGGAATCTCATTCATCTCTTCTTCGGTCGATCATAAAAAACACTGGTGAAAGTATAATGCCTATAAAGAATACAAAGCGAAAG ATTACGGCAATTACGTGGACAGAGTTTCTGTGTGATTTCTTGGAAATAAGCAATAATCCTGAATTATCCTCTACTATGGCAACCATTAAGAGGGGCCATTATGGCCTTTTAGACATTAATAGTAAGTTGGGAATTCTGCGAGAATTAGTTAATCAAGTCCTTGAAACAGATCTTATCAAGGAGAAGTTAGATGAACATATTGAGCAAAGGCGGGCACTTGGTTCCACAAGAAGGCAGGAAGCATTGGAAGCAGCTAGAAAACAACGAGAAGTTAAGGAACAGTTGAAATTGCAATCTACTGCCAATGGAGTGGCAAATGGGCATAGTTCGGAGAGCGCAAAAAGTACCTTGCTCTTATGTTCAAATGATAATCATGTTAGACAAAATGGAGTAAAAACAGAGAACAAAGTGGCAGAGAACACCTCCTCTGAACTGAAGAATTCACT tGAGAATAAACCTTTGGAAGTTGCTTCAAAGAAGTTGTTGAAGAAGCAGAATATGAATGGGAAATTACCAGCAGAAAATGGGAACAAAATGTCTGGGAAAGAAACACTGAAACAATTGAGGGATGATAAAAAGGAACCAACCGAAACAAAGAGTAAAGAACAGAGG AAAGAATATTTTGAGCGCGAGATGGAGAAGCGGGTTATAAGCACTAATCCTTTGGGTAAAGACAGATATTATAATAGGTATTGGTGGTTTCGACGTGATGGGAGGATATTTGTTGAGAGTTCTGATTCTAAGCAGTGGGGTTACTATAGTTCCAAGGAAGAG CTTGATCTGTTGACGGGTTCACTGAATTGTAAGGGTGAGAGGGAGAGGGCCCTTAAAAAACAATTAGAAAAATTCTACATCAAAATAAG CTCAGAATTTGAGAAGAGATCAAAGAATTTGGTTAGCAGGCTTGCATTGGAAGAGGATGTGCTTCGGAGATCTAGTCGTGTGCGGGCTTCAACTGGAGAAAATCCTGCTAGTGCTTTTATGAGATATGTTAACAAGTGGAAGGAAGAGTGA
- the LOC123208370 gene encoding DDT domain-containing protein DDB_G0282237 isoform X4, with product MPLLKRKPVALSEPPQDLEPHELVYQVRFTKEIFRNYIDYLNRINFYRNRVWICKSTGKGNLTYEEALVSEKRAAEKVQELPEELVAPALRIIQFSMLSLKELADTISAKLQECLFVGAELHGKKDDDLHPCKILKVVKADSNRTQYEVAWLDRNKNSTESDLLEEESIVWKKPPFSRNFLKSFIRESTYRSIPWVLHDKLAQKHDISTYPPEELRSKVFFQDGLLVCKKRKKNEQVDKEESGKSKRNKIRSEKVEGLAMENSKAEDDQHEEEPVRYPIDDLLVLPGADDPVFTDRPLPAKDFKVPMDCVGDLLMVWDFCSSFGRLLHLWPFSLEDFENAICHKGSNLVLIVESHSSLLRSIIKNTGESIMPIKNTKRKITAITWTEFLCDFLEISNNPELSSTMATIKRGHYGLLDINSKLGILRELVNQVLETDLIKEKLDEHIEQRRALGSTRRQEALEAARKQREVKEQLKLQSTANGVANGHSSESAKSTLLLCSNDNHVRQNGVKTENKVAENTSSELKNSLENKPLEVASKKLLKKQNMNGKLPAENGNKMSGKETLKQLRDDKKEPTETKKRIF from the exons ATGCCTCTGTTGAAAAGGAAGCCTGTTGCTTTGTCAGAACCTCCTCAAGATTTAGAGCCACATGAACTTGTATACCAAGTTCGATTCACGAAAGAGATTTTTCGGAATTACAT AGATTATTTGAACCGGATAAATTTTTACCGCAACAGGGTCTGGATATGTAAATCAACTGGAAAAGGCAACTTGACCTATGAAGAGGCTCTGGTATCTGAGAAACGTGCAGCTGAGAAGGTTCAAGAGCTTCCTGAAGAGCTAGTGGCGCCTGCACTTCGTATCATACAATTTA gtaTGCTTTCCTTGAAAGAACTTGCCGATACAATTTCAGCAAAGTTGCAGGAATGCTTGTTTGTTGGTGCTGAATTGCATGGAAAGAAAGATGATGATCTGCATCCATGCAAAATATTGAAAGTTGTGAAGGCAGATTCAAACAGAACTCAATATGAGGTAGCATGGCTTGACAGAAATAAGAATTCAACGGAAAGTGATCTACTTGAGGAAGAAAGTATTGTATGGAAGAAGCCGCCTTTtagtagaaattttttgaaGTCTTTCATTCGGGAATCTACATACCGAAGTATCCCGTGGGTGCTTCATGATAAATTGGCACAGAAACATGATATCTCAACTTATCCTCCAGAGGAGCTGAGGAGCAAAGTCTTCTTCCAGGATGGGCTTCTGGTCTGCAAGAAGCGTAAAAAAAATGAGCAA GTAGATAAAGAAGAATCTGGAAAATCTAAAAGGAACAAAATAAGAAGTGAGAAAGTAGAAGGCTTAGCAATGGAGAACTCTAAGGCAG AAGACGATCAGCATGAAGAAGAACCTGTTAGGTATCCTATCGATGATTTGTTGGTGCTGCCTGGTGCAGATGATCCAGTTTTTACTGATCGCCCCTTACCTGCAAAAGACTTCAAGGTTCCCATGGATTGTGTTGGTGATCTTTTAATGGTTTGGGATTTTTGTTCTTCATTTGGTAGGCTGCTACACTTGTGGCCATTCTCACTTGAAGACTTTGAAAATGCTATCTGCCACAAAGGCAGTAATTTGGTTCTCATAGTGGAATCTCATTCATCTCTTCTTCGGTCGATCATAAAAAACACTGGTGAAAGTATAATGCCTATAAAGAATACAAAGCGAAAG ATTACGGCAATTACGTGGACAGAGTTTCTGTGTGATTTCTTGGAAATAAGCAATAATCCTGAATTATCCTCTACTATGGCAACCATTAAGAGGGGCCATTATGGCCTTTTAGACATTAATAGTAAGTTGGGAATTCTGCGAGAATTAGTTAATCAAGTCCTTGAAACAGATCTTATCAAGGAGAAGTTAGATGAACATATTGAGCAAAGGCGGGCACTTGGTTCCACAAGAAGGCAGGAAGCATTGGAAGCAGCTAGAAAACAACGAGAAGTTAAGGAACAGTTGAAATTGCAATCTACTGCCAATGGAGTGGCAAATGGGCATAGTTCGGAGAGCGCAAAAAGTACCTTGCTCTTATGTTCAAATGATAATCATGTTAGACAAAATGGAGTAAAAACAGAGAACAAAGTGGCAGAGAACACCTCCTCTGAACTGAAGAATTCACT tGAGAATAAACCTTTGGAAGTTGCTTCAAAGAAGTTGTTGAAGAAGCAGAATATGAATGGGAAATTACCAGCAGAAAATGGGAACAAAATGTCTGGGAAAGAAACACTGAAACAATTGAGGGATGATAAAAAGGAACCAACCGAAACAAAGA AAAGAATATTTTGA
- the LOC123208370 gene encoding DDT domain-containing protein DDB_G0282237 isoform X2, whose translation MPLLKRKPVALSEPPQDLEPHELVYQVRFTKEIFRNYIDYLNRINFYRNRVWICKSTGKGNLTYEEALVSEKRAAEKVQELPEELVAPALRIIQFSMLSLKELADTISAKLQECLFVGAELHGKKDDDLHPCKILKVVKADSNRTQYEVAWLDRNKNSTESDLLEEESIVWKKPPFSRNFLKSFIRESTYRSIPWVLHDKLAQKHDISTYPPEELRSKVFFQDGLLVCKKRKKNEQVDKEESGKSKRNKIRSEKVEGLAMENSKADDQHEEEPVRYPIDDLLVLPGADDPVFTDRPLPAKDFKVPMDCVGDLLMVWDFCSSFGRLLHLWPFSLEDFENAICHKGSNLVLIVESHSSLLRSIIKNTGESIMPIKNTKRKITAITWTEFLCDFLEISNNPELSSTMATIKRGHYGLLDINSKLGILRELVNQVLETDLIKEKLDEHIEQRRALGSTRRQEALEAARKQREVKEQLKLQSTANGVANGHSSESAKSTLLLCSNDNHVRQNGVKTENKVAENTSSELKNSLENKPLEVASKKLLKKQNMNGKLPAENGNKMSGKETLKQLRDDKKEPTETKSKEQRKEYFEREMEKRVISTNPLGKDRYYNRYWWFRRDGRIFVESSDSKQWGYYSSKEELDLLTGSLNCKGERERALKKQLEKFYIKISSEFEKRSKNLVSRLALEEDVLRRSSRVRASTGENPASAFMRYVNKWKEE comes from the exons ATGCCTCTGTTGAAAAGGAAGCCTGTTGCTTTGTCAGAACCTCCTCAAGATTTAGAGCCACATGAACTTGTATACCAAGTTCGATTCACGAAAGAGATTTTTCGGAATTACAT AGATTATTTGAACCGGATAAATTTTTACCGCAACAGGGTCTGGATATGTAAATCAACTGGAAAAGGCAACTTGACCTATGAAGAGGCTCTGGTATCTGAGAAACGTGCAGCTGAGAAGGTTCAAGAGCTTCCTGAAGAGCTAGTGGCGCCTGCACTTCGTATCATACAATTTA gtaTGCTTTCCTTGAAAGAACTTGCCGATACAATTTCAGCAAAGTTGCAGGAATGCTTGTTTGTTGGTGCTGAATTGCATGGAAAGAAAGATGATGATCTGCATCCATGCAAAATATTGAAAGTTGTGAAGGCAGATTCAAACAGAACTCAATATGAGGTAGCATGGCTTGACAGAAATAAGAATTCAACGGAAAGTGATCTACTTGAGGAAGAAAGTATTGTATGGAAGAAGCCGCCTTTtagtagaaattttttgaaGTCTTTCATTCGGGAATCTACATACCGAAGTATCCCGTGGGTGCTTCATGATAAATTGGCACAGAAACATGATATCTCAACTTATCCTCCAGAGGAGCTGAGGAGCAAAGTCTTCTTCCAGGATGGGCTTCTGGTCTGCAAGAAGCGTAAAAAAAATGAGCAA GTAGATAAAGAAGAATCTGGAAAATCTAAAAGGAACAAAATAAGAAGTGAGAAAGTAGAAGGCTTAGCAATGGAGAACTCTAAGGCAG ACGATCAGCATGAAGAAGAACCTGTTAGGTATCCTATCGATGATTTGTTGGTGCTGCCTGGTGCAGATGATCCAGTTTTTACTGATCGCCCCTTACCTGCAAAAGACTTCAAGGTTCCCATGGATTGTGTTGGTGATCTTTTAATGGTTTGGGATTTTTGTTCTTCATTTGGTAGGCTGCTACACTTGTGGCCATTCTCACTTGAAGACTTTGAAAATGCTATCTGCCACAAAGGCAGTAATTTGGTTCTCATAGTGGAATCTCATTCATCTCTTCTTCGGTCGATCATAAAAAACACTGGTGAAAGTATAATGCCTATAAAGAATACAAAGCGAAAG ATTACGGCAATTACGTGGACAGAGTTTCTGTGTGATTTCTTGGAAATAAGCAATAATCCTGAATTATCCTCTACTATGGCAACCATTAAGAGGGGCCATTATGGCCTTTTAGACATTAATAGTAAGTTGGGAATTCTGCGAGAATTAGTTAATCAAGTCCTTGAAACAGATCTTATCAAGGAGAAGTTAGATGAACATATTGAGCAAAGGCGGGCACTTGGTTCCACAAGAAGGCAGGAAGCATTGGAAGCAGCTAGAAAACAACGAGAAGTTAAGGAACAGTTGAAATTGCAATCTACTGCCAATGGAGTGGCAAATGGGCATAGTTCGGAGAGCGCAAAAAGTACCTTGCTCTTATGTTCAAATGATAATCATGTTAGACAAAATGGAGTAAAAACAGAGAACAAAGTGGCAGAGAACACCTCCTCTGAACTGAAGAATTCACT tGAGAATAAACCTTTGGAAGTTGCTTCAAAGAAGTTGTTGAAGAAGCAGAATATGAATGGGAAATTACCAGCAGAAAATGGGAACAAAATGTCTGGGAAAGAAACACTGAAACAATTGAGGGATGATAAAAAGGAACCAACCGAAACAAAGAGTAAAGAACAGAGG AAAGAATATTTTGAGCGCGAGATGGAGAAGCGGGTTATAAGCACTAATCCTTTGGGTAAAGACAGATATTATAATAGGTATTGGTGGTTTCGACGTGATGGGAGGATATTTGTTGAGAGTTCTGATTCTAAGCAGTGGGGTTACTATAGTTCCAAGGAAGAG CTTGATCTGTTGACGGGTTCACTGAATTGTAAGGGTGAGAGGGAGAGGGCCCTTAAAAAACAATTAGAAAAATTCTACATCAAAATAAG CTCAGAATTTGAGAAGAGATCAAAGAATTTGGTTAGCAGGCTTGCATTGGAAGAGGATGTGCTTCGGAGATCTAGTCGTGTGCGGGCTTCAACTGGAGAAAATCCTGCTAGTGCTTTTATGAGATATGTTAACAAGTGGAAGGAAGAGTGA
- the LOC123208370 gene encoding homeobox-DDT domain protein RLT1 isoform X3, whose amino-acid sequence MLSLKELADTISAKLQECLFVGAELHGKKDDDLHPCKILKVVKADSNRTQYEVAWLDRNKNSTESDLLEEESIVWKKPPFSRNFLKSFIRESTYRSIPWVLHDKLAQKHDISTYPPEELRSKVFFQDGLLVCKKRKKNEQVDKEESGKSKRNKIRSEKVEGLAMENSKAEDDQHEEEPVRYPIDDLLVLPGADDPVFTDRPLPAKDFKVPMDCVGDLLMVWDFCSSFGRLLHLWPFSLEDFENAICHKGSNLVLIVESHSSLLRSIIKNTGESIMPIKNTKRKITAITWTEFLCDFLEISNNPELSSTMATIKRGHYGLLDINSKLGILRELVNQVLETDLIKEKLDEHIEQRRALGSTRRQEALEAARKQREVKEQLKLQSTANGVANGHSSESAKSTLLLCSNDNHVRQNGVKTENKVAENTSSELKNSLENKPLEVASKKLLKKQNMNGKLPAENGNKMSGKETLKQLRDDKKEPTETKSKEQRKEYFEREMEKRVISTNPLGKDRYYNRYWWFRRDGRIFVESSDSKQWGYYSSKEELDLLTGSLNCKGERERALKKQLEKFYIKISSEFEKRSKNLVSRLALEEDVLRRSSRVRASTGENPASAFMRYVNKWKEE is encoded by the exons aTGCTTTCCTTGAAAGAACTTGCCGATACAATTTCAGCAAAGTTGCAGGAATGCTTGTTTGTTGGTGCTGAATTGCATGGAAAGAAAGATGATGATCTGCATCCATGCAAAATATTGAAAGTTGTGAAGGCAGATTCAAACAGAACTCAATATGAGGTAGCATGGCTTGACAGAAATAAGAATTCAACGGAAAGTGATCTACTTGAGGAAGAAAGTATTGTATGGAAGAAGCCGCCTTTtagtagaaattttttgaaGTCTTTCATTCGGGAATCTACATACCGAAGTATCCCGTGGGTGCTTCATGATAAATTGGCACAGAAACATGATATCTCAACTTATCCTCCAGAGGAGCTGAGGAGCAAAGTCTTCTTCCAGGATGGGCTTCTGGTCTGCAAGAAGCGTAAAAAAAATGAGCAA GTAGATAAAGAAGAATCTGGAAAATCTAAAAGGAACAAAATAAGAAGTGAGAAAGTAGAAGGCTTAGCAATGGAGAACTCTAAGGCAG AAGACGATCAGCATGAAGAAGAACCTGTTAGGTATCCTATCGATGATTTGTTGGTGCTGCCTGGTGCAGATGATCCAGTTTTTACTGATCGCCCCTTACCTGCAAAAGACTTCAAGGTTCCCATGGATTGTGTTGGTGATCTTTTAATGGTTTGGGATTTTTGTTCTTCATTTGGTAGGCTGCTACACTTGTGGCCATTCTCACTTGAAGACTTTGAAAATGCTATCTGCCACAAAGGCAGTAATTTGGTTCTCATAGTGGAATCTCATTCATCTCTTCTTCGGTCGATCATAAAAAACACTGGTGAAAGTATAATGCCTATAAAGAATACAAAGCGAAAG ATTACGGCAATTACGTGGACAGAGTTTCTGTGTGATTTCTTGGAAATAAGCAATAATCCTGAATTATCCTCTACTATGGCAACCATTAAGAGGGGCCATTATGGCCTTTTAGACATTAATAGTAAGTTGGGAATTCTGCGAGAATTAGTTAATCAAGTCCTTGAAACAGATCTTATCAAGGAGAAGTTAGATGAACATATTGAGCAAAGGCGGGCACTTGGTTCCACAAGAAGGCAGGAAGCATTGGAAGCAGCTAGAAAACAACGAGAAGTTAAGGAACAGTTGAAATTGCAATCTACTGCCAATGGAGTGGCAAATGGGCATAGTTCGGAGAGCGCAAAAAGTACCTTGCTCTTATGTTCAAATGATAATCATGTTAGACAAAATGGAGTAAAAACAGAGAACAAAGTGGCAGAGAACACCTCCTCTGAACTGAAGAATTCACT tGAGAATAAACCTTTGGAAGTTGCTTCAAAGAAGTTGTTGAAGAAGCAGAATATGAATGGGAAATTACCAGCAGAAAATGGGAACAAAATGTCTGGGAAAGAAACACTGAAACAATTGAGGGATGATAAAAAGGAACCAACCGAAACAAAGAGTAAAGAACAGAGG AAAGAATATTTTGAGCGCGAGATGGAGAAGCGGGTTATAAGCACTAATCCTTTGGGTAAAGACAGATATTATAATAGGTATTGGTGGTTTCGACGTGATGGGAGGATATTTGTTGAGAGTTCTGATTCTAAGCAGTGGGGTTACTATAGTTCCAAGGAAGAG CTTGATCTGTTGACGGGTTCACTGAATTGTAAGGGTGAGAGGGAGAGGGCCCTTAAAAAACAATTAGAAAAATTCTACATCAAAATAAG CTCAGAATTTGAGAAGAGATCAAAGAATTTGGTTAGCAGGCTTGCATTGGAAGAGGATGTGCTTCGGAGATCTAGTCGTGTGCGGGCTTCAACTGGAGAAAATCCTGCTAGTGCTTTTATGAGATATGTTAACAAGTGGAAGGAAGAGTGA
- the LOC123221330 gene encoding alcohol dehydrogenase has protein sequence MIHSAITKGLTLSSSTAKSSILSSISSFLNRNIHQLNNASDHVTDHLTNHSSSASYHVSSGGYMRGAVFWEPNKPLTIEEFHLPRPKAGEILVKTKACGVCHSDLHVMKGEIPFSSPCVVGHEITGEVVEHGPLTDSKTTQRLPIGSRVVGSFIMPCGNCVYCSKGHDDLCEDFFAYNRAKGTLYDGETRLFLKNGGKPVFMYSMGGIAEYCVVPAHALTVLPDTLPYTESAILGCAVFTAYGAMAHAAEVHPGDSVAVIGIGGVGSSCLQIARAFGASDIIAVDIHDEKLQKAKTFGATHTVNAIQEDAIEKIRKITGGLGVDVAVEALGKPQTFLQCTQSVKDGGKAVMIGLTQSGAVGEIDINRLVRRKIKVIGSYGGRARQDLPKLVKLAETGIFNLKNAVSRKYKFEEVGAAFEDLNNGRIISRGVVEIM, from the exons ATGATTCACTCCGCCATCACCAAGGGCCTCACCCTCTCCTCCTCCACTGCCAAATCCTCtattttatcatcaatttcTTCCTTCCTAAACCGAAACATTCATCAACTCAACAATGCCTCCGATCACGTGACTGATCACCTCACGAATCACTCGTCGTCAGCTTCCTATCACGTGAGTTCAGGCGGTTACATGCGTGGCGCCGTCTTTTGGGAGCCAAACAAGCCCCTAACGATAGAAGAATTCCACCTACCTCGCCCCAAAGCCGGTGAAATTCTCGTCAAAACCAAAG CTTGTGGAGTGTGCCATTCGGATCTTCATGTTATGAAAGGTGAAATTCCCTTCTCTAGTCCTTGTGTTGTGGGGCATGAAATAACTGGGGAAGTTGTTGAACATGGGCCCCTCACTGACTCCAAAACCACTCAAAG ATTGCCAATTGGATCTCGTGTTGTTGGATCGTTCATTATGCCTTGTGGCAACTGCGTCTACTGTTCTAAG GGCCATGATGATTTATGTGAAGATTTTTTTGCTTACAACAGGGCAAAAGGAACTCTCTATGATGGTGAAACTCGGCTTTTCCTGAAAAATGGTG GAAAACCAGTATTCATGTATAGTATGGGAGGCATAGCTGAATACTGTGTTGTGCCAGCACATGCATTAACTGTTTTGCCGGACACATTACCATACACGGAATCTGCAATTTTGGGATGTGCTGTGTTCACAGCTTATGGTGCTATGGCTCATGCAGCTGAGGTTCATCCTGGTGATTCTGTGGCTGTGATCGGAATTGGCGGTGTTGGGTCCAG TTGTTTGCAGATAGCTAGAGCATTCGGGGCCTCTGATATAATTGCTGTGGATATTCATGATGAAAAACTGCAGAAGGCTAAGACTTTTGGTGCCACTCACACTGTGAATGCTATTCAAGAAGATGCCATTGAAAAAATTAGA AAAATAACTGGGGGACTGGGTGTAGATGTTGCTGTGGAAGCCTTGGGAAAGCCTCAGACATTTTTGCAGTGTACTCAGAGTGTCAAAGATGGAGGAAAAGCTGTAATGATTGGACTTACACAATCAGGTGCTGTTGGGGAGATAGATATTAATCGTCTTGTTCGTAGAAAG ATAAAGGTGATTGGGTCGTATGGGGGCAGGGCTAGACAAGACCTTCCCAAGTTGGTTAAACTGGCTGAAACAGGCATTTTCAATCTGAAAAATGCcgtttcaagaaaatacaaatttgaggAGGTGGGTGCAGCCTTTGAAGATCTCAACAACGGAAGAATTATCAGTCGTGGTGTTGTGGAGATAATGTAG